A single genomic interval of Oryza sativa Japonica Group chromosome 7, ASM3414082v1 harbors:
- the LOC4344297 gene encoding uncharacterized protein isoform X1 encodes MGRRKSRPARAVGLGPGAAAAAEPDAPSPSGSGGASKSRRAAKGEARRREDVCFEVDDSTWCLSDGDRRDLAELVMRDVRISGEGEGALDVAALHEAEREKRCSLRLRVRDAPEEGFRLGQWPVVPSDCVILEYAIAGMVFSGCFDGPDEGVSGLAHLVRLRFVTLRVHAFAVSRSADSVSVASFRVRLGLMEQAFATCESLLEVTRHPWRKSFMNMMAWVRPEVMTSAAIYGMDGLARPINGGANGDFTPKKDSQFDLAAFYEAVKPSMEAGLLEEELPDLLPHLRTYQLRAANWMVQREKGNTMISSPNQHYVHSAPYCVPIDFMHKKSRMFYNPFNGNVSMHPEPSPPYVSGGILADEMGLGKTVELLACIFAHRRPYSADCSVSSNIKGADQIKRHKRERVECICGAASVTSAYQGIWIQCDICDAWQHASCVGYSPKEEMHVDDDDGDEASNNEKGTLKSKNRRKKKDRYCIAETEEKYICTLCLELIEAAQTNISSNATLIVCPSPILAQWHSEIIRHTRPGSLKVCIYEGAKNTDLTSTQKSDMAEISTADIVLTTYDVLKEDLSHDSDRHDGDRRFLRYQKRYPVTPTVLTRVHWWRLCLDEAQMVESSKTSVTEMAMRLNAQHRWCITGTPIQRRLDDLFGLLRFLKTHPFDTYRWWVDIIRDPYEKGDMVAMNYAHKFFKEIMWRSSKIHVSRELQLPPQEECFSWLIFSSIEEYFYQKQHATCMDHAHEIIRRIRDDANKSEPISDSNVVSNLYLSNDDIAKLLVPLLKLRQACCHPQVGSFGLCSLQRTPLSMGEILQVLIGKAKVEGEEELRKIVVALNGLAGLAVIEQNNQEAISLYKEALALACENFDDFRVDPLLNLHINHNLAELLRASSEYLQECPLKEQTSEVHGARKRKETSPADSGLCGIKRKKICENSRSSLMTDNPETSKEDKNINTQVCGSEEMDVENDSGCHTSSVCLADGCLKNTCNSIREKYLSVFTSKLLIAQKDFSASFTEVSTLSMELQNQNMNWWLYALDCIEQNKDSADELIRKIDISSNKSTTGLGSTGMSSRVQTIAGLKYTIQTGIDSLQSSRQQVMDRLLELDKTMDSPKDEDIECQRYCPNCYDGNGSLCIQCELDDLFQGYEARLFLVKKSNNDSVIASVEEARDLQRRKYELNQFFRNTKTNEGSEPGDDNKNPRSAREGFLVYRHPSRIETSLRVILTHSKTIMGEQSAKIAKKNLLLFEAMRKEFSQARNLSIAQTQLLRAHDEIKMSLSRLQLKEKDDEPSAVNIVTREELIPYNVQFTSEKFLSLSSLARIRGQLRYLKGLVLSNKKPLGKHGESLPESGNSVAIATSIPATGQTASDIINEPCPICQEKIFDQKMVFQCGHFVCCKCCLYMTEQAAAHFGRSKKWIMCPTCRQRTDLENVAFVVENQRGNADREIEDLAESAISVQGSYGTKIEAVTRRILRITSTDGAAKILVFSSWNDVLDVLEHSLAANNISYVRMKGGRKSQTALAQFKGLASSISGEKAKKSFSKMQPAQVLLMLIQHGANGLNLLEAQHVILVEPLLNPAAEAQAISRIHRVGQDKSTFIHRFIVKNTIEESIYKLNRGRAVCSTIHRKSKNFKDELVLTLKDIESLFPVATLDQPSEQENKNYGGAGGHMRSLPPSVAAGLAAERRLLEQHDNQH; translated from the exons ATGGGGAGGAGGAAATCGCGGCCGGCCCGGGCGGTAGGCCTAGGCCccggcgctgccgctgccgcggaGCCCGACGCGCCGAGCcctagcggcagcggcggcgcctccaAATCGAGGCGCGCGGCGAAGGGCGAGGCTAGGAGGAGAGAGGATGTGTGCTTCGAGGTGGATGATAGCACGTGGTGTTTGAGCGACGGCGACCGCCGGGACCTCGCGGAGTTGGTCATGCGCGACGTGAGGATCTCcggcgagggagagggggcgtTGGACGTAGCGGCTCTGCACGAGgcagagagggagaagaggtgCTCGTTGCGCCTGCGGGTGCGCGACGCGCCGGAGGAGGGTTTCCGGCTTGGCCAGTGGCCTGTGGTACCTTCAGATTGTGTGATCCTGGAGTATGCCATCGCCGGTATGGTTTTCTCTGGATGTTTTGATGGTCCCGATGAAGGTGTATCAGGCCTCGCCCATTTGGTTAGATTGAGATTCGTGACATTGCGTGTTCATGCCTTTGCTGTATCTCGGTCTGCTGATTCCGTGTCGGTTGCATCATTTAGAGTTAGATTGGGGTTGATGGAGCAGGCTTTTGCTACATGCGAATCATTGTTGGAGGTGACAAGGCATCCGTGGAGGAAGAGTTTCATGAATATGATGGCTTGGGTTCGTCCTGAGGTCATGACCTCGGCTGCAATATATGGGATGGATGGTCTTGCCCGGCCTATAAATGGAGGTGCTAATGGTGATTTTACCCCAAAGAAGGATTCTCAGTTTGATCTTGCTGCTTTCTACGAAGCCGTTAAGCCCTCAAT GGAGGCTGGACTGTTGGAAGAGGAGCTTCCCGATTTGCTTCCTCATCTCAGAACCTATCAACTTCGTGCAGCGAATTGGATGGTTCAACGTGAAAAGGGAAACACAATGATTTCATCACCAAATCAACATTATGTTCATTCTGCACCTTATTGTGTTCCCATAGATTTTATGCACAAGAAATCTAGGATGTTCTACAATCCATTCAA TGGAAATGTCTCGATGCATCCAGAACCTTCTCCACCTTATGTCTCTGGGGGCATTTTGGCTG ATGAAATGGGCTTAGGGAAAACTGTTGAGCTTTTGGCTTGCATTTTTGCACATCGCAGGCCATATTCAGCAGACTGTTCTGTCTCTTCGAATATAAAAGGAGCAGATCAGATAAAGAGGCATAAAAGAGAAAGAGTTGAGTGCATTTGTGGAGCTGCAAGTGTAACCTCTGCATACCAGGGGATATGGATCCAGTGTGACATATGTGACGCTTGGCAACACGCTAGTTGTGTTGGTTACTCACCAAAGGAGGAAATgcatgttgatgatgatgatggtgatgaagCATCAAACAATGAAAAAGGAACCCTAAAGTCAAAAaatagaaggaagaagaaagacaGGTATTGCATTGCAGAGacagaagaaaaatatatttgcacATTGTGCTTGGAGCTTATTGAAGCCGCCCAAACTAATATATCTAGTAATGCTACGCTGATAGTATGCCCAtcaccaatattggcacagtgGCACTCTGAGATAATCCG ACACACAAGACCAGGATCTCTGAAAGTTTGCATTTATGAAGGTGCAAAGAACACGGACTTAACATCTACCCAAAAAAGTGATATGGCTGAGATAAGCACAGCTGACATTGTTTTGACAACTTATGATGTCCTGAAAGAAGATCTATCACATGATTCTGATCGGCATGATGGTGATCGCCGTTTTTTGAGATATCAAAAGAG GTACCCTGTCACTCCAACTGTCCTAACAAGGGTCCACTGGTGGCGGCTATGTTTGGATGAAGCTCAGATGGTAGAGTCCAGCAAAACTTCTGTGACTGAGATGGCAATGAGGCTAAATGCTCAACACCGCTGGTGTATCACGGGAACTCCAATACAACGCCGGCTTGATGATCTTTTTGGGCTTCTTCGCTTTCTCAAAACTCATCCTTTTGACACATATAGATGGTGGGTGGATATTATTAGGGACCCATATGAG AAGGGGGACATGGTAGCTATGAATTATGCACACAAGTTCTTCAAGGAAATCATGTGGCGCTCCTCTAAAATTCATGTTTCACGGGAGTTACAGCTGCCTCCACAAGAAGAGTGCTTTTCGTGGCTCATCTTTTCATCAATTGAAGAATATTTCTATCAGAAGCAGCATGCCACTTGCATGGACCATGCACATGAAATTATAAGACGTATCAGAGATGATGCCAACAAAAGCGAGCCAATATCAG ACTCGAATGTTGTATCAAATTTGTACCTCTCCAATGATGACATTGCCAAACTCCTAGTCCCACTGCTCAAACTTCGACAAGCTTGTTGCCACCCGCAAGTGGGGAGTTTCGGTCTCTGCTCCCTGCAGCGTACTCCTTTATCAATGGGTGAAATTTTACAG GTTCTTATTGGGAAAGCAAAAgtcgaaggggaggaagagctCAGGAAAATTGTTGTCGCCCTGAATGGTCTTGCTGGACTTGCTGTCATTGAACAAAATAATCAAGAGGCCATCTCTCTGTATAAAGAAGCACTAGCTTTGGCCTGTGAAAATTTTGATGATTTCCGTGTTGACCCTTTGTTGAATCTTCATATCAACCACAATCTTGCGGAGCTGCTCAGAGCTAGTTCTGAGTATTTGCAAGAATGCCCACTAAAAGAACAAACCTCTGAAGTCCATGGTGCgcgaaaaagaaaggaaactaGTCCCGCTGACTCAGGTCTGTGTGGCATAAAGCGAAAGAAAATTTGTGAGAATAGCAGGTCAAGTTTGATGACTGATAATCCAGAAACATCCAAGGAAGACAAAAACATCAATACACAAGTATGTGGAAGTGAAGAGATGGATGTAGAGAATGATTCTGGATGCCACACGTCATCTGTATGCTTAGCTGATGGTTGTTTGAAAAATACTTGCAATTCAATCAGAGAAAAGTATCTGTCAGTTTTTACTTCAAAGCTACTAATAGCACAGAAAGATTTCAGTGCATCATTCACAGAG GTCTCAACTCTCAGTATGGAGTTACAGAATCAAAATATGAATTGGTGGCTGTATGCTTTGGATTGCATTGAACAGAACAAGGATTCTGCTGATGAGCTCATTAGGAAGATTGATATTTCTTCCAATAAAAGCACCACTGGCTTGGGTTCAACAGGGATGTCTTCCAG GGTTCAAACCATTGCTGGGTTGAAGTATACCATTCAAACTGGTATTGATTCTCTGCAAAGTTCAAGGCAACAAGTGATGGACAGACTTTTAGAACTTGACAAAACAATGGATAGCCCAAAGGATGAAGACATTGAGTGTCAGCGATATTGTCCAAATTGCTATGATGGTAATGGTTCTTTATGCATCCAATGTGAATTGGATGATCTGTTTCAG GGGTATGAAGCACGTCTGTTTCTTGTTAAGAAATCAAATAATGATTCTGTTATTGCCTCAGTAGAGGAAGCAAGGGACTTGCAAAGGCGAAAATATGAGTTGAATCAGTTTTTTCGTAATACTAAAACTAACGAGGGATCTGAACCTGGTGACGACAATAAGAATCCAAGATCTGCTCGAGAAGGTTTTCTG GTCTACAGGCATCCTTCTCGAATTGAGACTTCCTTAAGGGTTATTCTAACCCACTCAAAGACAATAATGGGAGAGCAATCTGCTAAAATTGCTAAAAAGAATTTGCTGCTTTTTGAG GCTATGCGCAAGGAGTTCTCTCAAGCAAGGAATCTATCAATAGCACAGACCCAGTTACTGCGTGCCCATGATGAGATCAAGATGTCTCTCTCACGCCTGCAGCTCAAGGAGAAAGATGATGAACCCAGTGCAGTCAATATTGTTACTAGAGAAGAGCTTATACCATACAATGTGCAGTTTACAAGTGAAAAATTCTTGTCTTTGTCATCTTTAGCTCGTATAAGAGGCCAACTCAGATACTTAAAG GGATTGGTGCTATCCAACAAGAAACCACTGGGCAAGCATGGTGAATCACTGCCCGAGTCAGGCAACAGTGTTGCTATAGCAACTTCCATCCCTGCCACAGGGCAAACTGCTTCTGATATTATCAATGAACCATGCCCAATTTGTCAGGAGAAGATCTTTGACCAGAAAATGGTTTTCCAATGTGGCCATTTCGTTTGCTGCAAGT GCTGTCTTTACATGACAGAACAAGCTGCAGCCCACTTTGGGAGGAGCAAAAAATGGATTATGTGCCCTACTTGCCGTCAACGTACAGATCttgaaaatgttgcttttgTAGTTGAAAACCAGAGAGGAAATGCTGATAGAGAAATTGAGGATTTGGCAGAAAGCGCTATTTCTGTCCAAGGTTCATATGGAACAAag ATTGAAGCTGTGACAAGAAGGATTTTGAGGATCACTTCAACTGACGGAGCAGCCAAAATACTTGTTTTTTCAAGCTGGAATGATGTTCTTGATGTGCTAGAGCACTCCCTTGCCGCTAACAATAtctcttatgttcggatgaaaggAGGAAG AAAATCGCAAACAGCGCTTGCCCAGTTCAAAGGTCTGGCAAGTAGTATAAGTGGAGAGAAAGCAAAGAAGTCATTTTCCAAGATGCAACCTGCTCAAGTATTGCTAATGCTTATCCAGCATGGTGCAAATGGTCTTAATCTTTTGGAAGCACAACATGTAATATTAGTGGAGCCGTTGTTAAACCCTGCAGCTGAGGCGCAAGCTATCAGCAGGATCCATAGAGTTGGGCAAGACAAAAGCACGTTTATCCACCGTTTTATT GTGAAGAATACTATTGAAGAGAGCATCTACAAATTAAACAGGGGCAGAGCTGTTTGCTCCACGATACACCGTAAATCAAAAAATTTCAAAGATGAGCTTGTTTTGACACTGAAGGATATTGAGTCTTTATTTCCTGTGGCAACACTTGATCAGCCTTCAGAACAGGAGAATAAGAATTACGGTGGGGCCGGTGGGCATATGAGAAGTTTACCTCCATCTGTTGCAGCTGGCTTAGCTGCTGAAAGGAGGTTATTGGAGCAACATGACAACCAGCATTAA
- the LOC4344296 gene encoding transcription factor WRKY45-2, producing MASPDGGVGDGGAEPHEVMDDLLEMREQAAMLHSMLHGTSPSSCAAAASTRQLNQLIDGVMSRLQSSSLSVMSPGGGGGRRGSGGRKKKGAKAVAGPHRRSSSGRRRSKSPFVRMVTTKELEDGRQWRKYGQKHIQDSPNNPRSYYRCTHRPDQGCMATKQVQTSESNSSEFVISYYGEHTCSDPSTIPFVVEAEAPAADYANLISFGSSGGASTSRVDPLRQSRHRLMAEAVDPTPSCSFANCHSPVLSSECASEAAALSSSLPLSAVVGSAVTTPSTSIVGSAPADYDWPSGLAGGDMAGSFPSSPSSLGFMTGSFGNLPGDDDDMFGFDP from the exons ATGGCGTCTCCTGATGGTGGcgttggagacggcggcgcggagccACATGAAGTTATGGACGACCTGCTCGAGATGCGCGAGCAAGCGGCGATGCTCCACAGCATGCTACATGGGACATCGCCGTCGAgctgtgcggcggcggcgagcaccagGCAGCTGAATCAGCTGATAGACGGGGTGATGAGCAGGCTGCAGTCCAGCTCGCTGTCGGTGATGTcgcctggaggaggaggaggaagaagaggatcgggcgggaggaagaagaaaggcgCCAAGGCCGTGGCCGGGCCGCACAGGCGGAGCAGCTCCGGTAGAAGAAG ATCGAAAAGTCCTTTTGTCAGGATGGTCACGACCAAGGAGCTGGAGGACGGCAGGCAATGGCGAAAGTACGGGCAGAAACATATACAGGACTCCCCAAATAATCCAAG GAGCTACTACAGGTGCACGCATAGGCCAGACCAAGGTTGTATGGCCACAAAGCAAGTACAGACCTCCGAGTCTAACTCGTCGGAGTTCGTCATCAGCTACTACGGTGAGCACACCTGCAGCGACCCTTCCACCATCCCGTTCGTCGTCGAGGCCGAAGCTCCCGCTGCAGACTACGCGAACCTCATCAGCTTCGGatccagcggcggcgcgagcacaAGCAGAGTCGACCCTCTTCGTCAGAGCCGCCATCGTTTGATGGCAGAAGCCGTTGATCCGACGCCGTCCTGCAGCTTCGCCAACTGCCACTCTCCGGTACTGTCCTCGGAGTGCgccagcgaggcggcggcgctcagcAGCAGCCTGCCGCTCTCCGCCGTGGTGGGATCGGCGGTGACAACGCCGTCGACGTCGATCGTGGGTTCAGCGCCTGCGGATTACGACTGGCCGTCAGGGCTCGCCGGAGGTGACATGGCCGGCAGCTTCCCGTCCTCTCCCAGCAGCCTCGGGTTCATGACTGGCTCCTTTGGGAATCTTCCTGGGGATGACGACGACATGTTTGGCTTCGATCCTTAA
- the LOC4344297 gene encoding uncharacterized protein isoform X2, producing the protein MGRRKSRPARAVGLGPGAAAAAEPDAPSPSGSGGASKSRRAAKGEARRREDVCFEVDDSTWCLSDGDRRDLAELVMRDVRISGEGEGALDVAALHEAEREKRCSLRLRVRDAPEEGFRLGQWPVVPSDCVILEYAIAGMVFSGCFDGPDEGVSGLAHLVRLRFVTLRVHAFAVSRSADSVSVASFRVRLGLMEQAFATCESLLEVTRHPWRKSFMNMMAWVRPEVMTSAAIYGMDGLARPINGGANGDFTPKKDSQFDLAAFYEAVKPSMEAGLLEEELPDLLPHLRTYQLRAANWMVQREKGNTMISSPNQHYVHSAPYCVPIDFMHKKSRMFYNPFNGNVSMHPEPSPPYVSGGILADEMGLGKTVELLACIFAHRRPYSADCSVSSNIKGADQIKRHKRERVECICGAASVTSAYQGIWIQCDICDAWQHASCVGYSPKEEMHVDDDDGDEASNNEKGTLKSKNRRKKKDRYCIAETEEKYICTLCLELIEAAQTNISSNATLIVCPSPILAQWHSEIIRHTRPGSLKVCIYEGAKNTDLTSTQKSDMAEISTADIVLTTYDVLKEDLSHDSDRHDGDRRFLRYQKRYPVTPTVLTRVHWWRLCLDEAQMVESSKTSVTEMAMRLNAQHRWCITGTPIQRRLDDLFGLLRFLKTHPFDTYRWWVDIIRDPYEKGDMVAMNYAHKFFKEIMWRSSKIHVSRELQLPPQEECFSWLIFSSIEEYFYQKQHATCMDHAHEIIRRIRDDANKSEPISVPLLKLRQACCHPQVGSFGLCSLQRTPLSMGEILQVLIGKAKVEGEEELRKIVVALNGLAGLAVIEQNNQEAISLYKEALALACENFDDFRVDPLLNLHINHNLAELLRASSEYLQECPLKEQTSEVHGARKRKETSPADSGLCGIKRKKICENSRSSLMTDNPETSKEDKNINTQVCGSEEMDVENDSGCHTSSVCLADGCLKNTCNSIREKYLSVFTSKLLIAQKDFSASFTEVSTLSMELQNQNMNWWLYALDCIEQNKDSADELIRKIDISSNKSTTGLGSTGMSSRVQTIAGLKYTIQTGIDSLQSSRQQVMDRLLELDKTMDSPKDEDIECQRYCPNCYDGNGSLCIQCELDDLFQGYEARLFLVKKSNNDSVIASVEEARDLQRRKYELNQFFRNTKTNEGSEPGDDNKNPRSAREGFLVYRHPSRIETSLRVILTHSKTIMGEQSAKIAKKNLLLFEAMRKEFSQARNLSIAQTQLLRAHDEIKMSLSRLQLKEKDDEPSAVNIVTREELIPYNVQFTSEKFLSLSSLARIRGQLRYLKGLVLSNKKPLGKHGESLPESGNSVAIATSIPATGQTASDIINEPCPICQEKIFDQKMVFQCGHFVCCKCCLYMTEQAAAHFGRSKKWIMCPTCRQRTDLENVAFVVENQRGNADREIEDLAESAISVQGSYGTKIEAVTRRILRITSTDGAAKILVFSSWNDVLDVLEHSLAANNISYVRMKGGRKSQTALAQFKGLASSISGEKAKKSFSKMQPAQVLLMLIQHGANGLNLLEAQHVILVEPLLNPAAEAQAISRIHRVGQDKSTFIHRFIVKNTIEESIYKLNRGRAVCSTIHRKSKNFKDELVLTLKDIESLFPVATLDQPSEQENKNYGGAGGHMRSLPPSVAAGLAAERRLLEQHDNQH; encoded by the exons ATGGGGAGGAGGAAATCGCGGCCGGCCCGGGCGGTAGGCCTAGGCCccggcgctgccgctgccgcggaGCCCGACGCGCCGAGCcctagcggcagcggcggcgcctccaAATCGAGGCGCGCGGCGAAGGGCGAGGCTAGGAGGAGAGAGGATGTGTGCTTCGAGGTGGATGATAGCACGTGGTGTTTGAGCGACGGCGACCGCCGGGACCTCGCGGAGTTGGTCATGCGCGACGTGAGGATCTCcggcgagggagagggggcgtTGGACGTAGCGGCTCTGCACGAGgcagagagggagaagaggtgCTCGTTGCGCCTGCGGGTGCGCGACGCGCCGGAGGAGGGTTTCCGGCTTGGCCAGTGGCCTGTGGTACCTTCAGATTGTGTGATCCTGGAGTATGCCATCGCCGGTATGGTTTTCTCTGGATGTTTTGATGGTCCCGATGAAGGTGTATCAGGCCTCGCCCATTTGGTTAGATTGAGATTCGTGACATTGCGTGTTCATGCCTTTGCTGTATCTCGGTCTGCTGATTCCGTGTCGGTTGCATCATTTAGAGTTAGATTGGGGTTGATGGAGCAGGCTTTTGCTACATGCGAATCATTGTTGGAGGTGACAAGGCATCCGTGGAGGAAGAGTTTCATGAATATGATGGCTTGGGTTCGTCCTGAGGTCATGACCTCGGCTGCAATATATGGGATGGATGGTCTTGCCCGGCCTATAAATGGAGGTGCTAATGGTGATTTTACCCCAAAGAAGGATTCTCAGTTTGATCTTGCTGCTTTCTACGAAGCCGTTAAGCCCTCAAT GGAGGCTGGACTGTTGGAAGAGGAGCTTCCCGATTTGCTTCCTCATCTCAGAACCTATCAACTTCGTGCAGCGAATTGGATGGTTCAACGTGAAAAGGGAAACACAATGATTTCATCACCAAATCAACATTATGTTCATTCTGCACCTTATTGTGTTCCCATAGATTTTATGCACAAGAAATCTAGGATGTTCTACAATCCATTCAA TGGAAATGTCTCGATGCATCCAGAACCTTCTCCACCTTATGTCTCTGGGGGCATTTTGGCTG ATGAAATGGGCTTAGGGAAAACTGTTGAGCTTTTGGCTTGCATTTTTGCACATCGCAGGCCATATTCAGCAGACTGTTCTGTCTCTTCGAATATAAAAGGAGCAGATCAGATAAAGAGGCATAAAAGAGAAAGAGTTGAGTGCATTTGTGGAGCTGCAAGTGTAACCTCTGCATACCAGGGGATATGGATCCAGTGTGACATATGTGACGCTTGGCAACACGCTAGTTGTGTTGGTTACTCACCAAAGGAGGAAATgcatgttgatgatgatgatggtgatgaagCATCAAACAATGAAAAAGGAACCCTAAAGTCAAAAaatagaaggaagaagaaagacaGGTATTGCATTGCAGAGacagaagaaaaatatatttgcacATTGTGCTTGGAGCTTATTGAAGCCGCCCAAACTAATATATCTAGTAATGCTACGCTGATAGTATGCCCAtcaccaatattggcacagtgGCACTCTGAGATAATCCG ACACACAAGACCAGGATCTCTGAAAGTTTGCATTTATGAAGGTGCAAAGAACACGGACTTAACATCTACCCAAAAAAGTGATATGGCTGAGATAAGCACAGCTGACATTGTTTTGACAACTTATGATGTCCTGAAAGAAGATCTATCACATGATTCTGATCGGCATGATGGTGATCGCCGTTTTTTGAGATATCAAAAGAG GTACCCTGTCACTCCAACTGTCCTAACAAGGGTCCACTGGTGGCGGCTATGTTTGGATGAAGCTCAGATGGTAGAGTCCAGCAAAACTTCTGTGACTGAGATGGCAATGAGGCTAAATGCTCAACACCGCTGGTGTATCACGGGAACTCCAATACAACGCCGGCTTGATGATCTTTTTGGGCTTCTTCGCTTTCTCAAAACTCATCCTTTTGACACATATAGATGGTGGGTGGATATTATTAGGGACCCATATGAG AAGGGGGACATGGTAGCTATGAATTATGCACACAAGTTCTTCAAGGAAATCATGTGGCGCTCCTCTAAAATTCATGTTTCACGGGAGTTACAGCTGCCTCCACAAGAAGAGTGCTTTTCGTGGCTCATCTTTTCATCAATTGAAGAATATTTCTATCAGAAGCAGCATGCCACTTGCATGGACCATGCACATGAAATTATAAGACGTATCAGAGATGATGCCAACAAAAGCGAGCCAATATCAG TCCCACTGCTCAAACTTCGACAAGCTTGTTGCCACCCGCAAGTGGGGAGTTTCGGTCTCTGCTCCCTGCAGCGTACTCCTTTATCAATGGGTGAAATTTTACAG GTTCTTATTGGGAAAGCAAAAgtcgaaggggaggaagagctCAGGAAAATTGTTGTCGCCCTGAATGGTCTTGCTGGACTTGCTGTCATTGAACAAAATAATCAAGAGGCCATCTCTCTGTATAAAGAAGCACTAGCTTTGGCCTGTGAAAATTTTGATGATTTCCGTGTTGACCCTTTGTTGAATCTTCATATCAACCACAATCTTGCGGAGCTGCTCAGAGCTAGTTCTGAGTATTTGCAAGAATGCCCACTAAAAGAACAAACCTCTGAAGTCCATGGTGCgcgaaaaagaaaggaaactaGTCCCGCTGACTCAGGTCTGTGTGGCATAAAGCGAAAGAAAATTTGTGAGAATAGCAGGTCAAGTTTGATGACTGATAATCCAGAAACATCCAAGGAAGACAAAAACATCAATACACAAGTATGTGGAAGTGAAGAGATGGATGTAGAGAATGATTCTGGATGCCACACGTCATCTGTATGCTTAGCTGATGGTTGTTTGAAAAATACTTGCAATTCAATCAGAGAAAAGTATCTGTCAGTTTTTACTTCAAAGCTACTAATAGCACAGAAAGATTTCAGTGCATCATTCACAGAG GTCTCAACTCTCAGTATGGAGTTACAGAATCAAAATATGAATTGGTGGCTGTATGCTTTGGATTGCATTGAACAGAACAAGGATTCTGCTGATGAGCTCATTAGGAAGATTGATATTTCTTCCAATAAAAGCACCACTGGCTTGGGTTCAACAGGGATGTCTTCCAG GGTTCAAACCATTGCTGGGTTGAAGTATACCATTCAAACTGGTATTGATTCTCTGCAAAGTTCAAGGCAACAAGTGATGGACAGACTTTTAGAACTTGACAAAACAATGGATAGCCCAAAGGATGAAGACATTGAGTGTCAGCGATATTGTCCAAATTGCTATGATGGTAATGGTTCTTTATGCATCCAATGTGAATTGGATGATCTGTTTCAG GGGTATGAAGCACGTCTGTTTCTTGTTAAGAAATCAAATAATGATTCTGTTATTGCCTCAGTAGAGGAAGCAAGGGACTTGCAAAGGCGAAAATATGAGTTGAATCAGTTTTTTCGTAATACTAAAACTAACGAGGGATCTGAACCTGGTGACGACAATAAGAATCCAAGATCTGCTCGAGAAGGTTTTCTG GTCTACAGGCATCCTTCTCGAATTGAGACTTCCTTAAGGGTTATTCTAACCCACTCAAAGACAATAATGGGAGAGCAATCTGCTAAAATTGCTAAAAAGAATTTGCTGCTTTTTGAG GCTATGCGCAAGGAGTTCTCTCAAGCAAGGAATCTATCAATAGCACAGACCCAGTTACTGCGTGCCCATGATGAGATCAAGATGTCTCTCTCACGCCTGCAGCTCAAGGAGAAAGATGATGAACCCAGTGCAGTCAATATTGTTACTAGAGAAGAGCTTATACCATACAATGTGCAGTTTACAAGTGAAAAATTCTTGTCTTTGTCATCTTTAGCTCGTATAAGAGGCCAACTCAGATACTTAAAG GGATTGGTGCTATCCAACAAGAAACCACTGGGCAAGCATGGTGAATCACTGCCCGAGTCAGGCAACAGTGTTGCTATAGCAACTTCCATCCCTGCCACAGGGCAAACTGCTTCTGATATTATCAATGAACCATGCCCAATTTGTCAGGAGAAGATCTTTGACCAGAAAATGGTTTTCCAATGTGGCCATTTCGTTTGCTGCAAGT GCTGTCTTTACATGACAGAACAAGCTGCAGCCCACTTTGGGAGGAGCAAAAAATGGATTATGTGCCCTACTTGCCGTCAACGTACAGATCttgaaaatgttgcttttgTAGTTGAAAACCAGAGAGGAAATGCTGATAGAGAAATTGAGGATTTGGCAGAAAGCGCTATTTCTGTCCAAGGTTCATATGGAACAAag ATTGAAGCTGTGACAAGAAGGATTTTGAGGATCACTTCAACTGACGGAGCAGCCAAAATACTTGTTTTTTCAAGCTGGAATGATGTTCTTGATGTGCTAGAGCACTCCCTTGCCGCTAACAATAtctcttatgttcggatgaaaggAGGAAG AAAATCGCAAACAGCGCTTGCCCAGTTCAAAGGTCTGGCAAGTAGTATAAGTGGAGAGAAAGCAAAGAAGTCATTTTCCAAGATGCAACCTGCTCAAGTATTGCTAATGCTTATCCAGCATGGTGCAAATGGTCTTAATCTTTTGGAAGCACAACATGTAATATTAGTGGAGCCGTTGTTAAACCCTGCAGCTGAGGCGCAAGCTATCAGCAGGATCCATAGAGTTGGGCAAGACAAAAGCACGTTTATCCACCGTTTTATT GTGAAGAATACTATTGAAGAGAGCATCTACAAATTAAACAGGGGCAGAGCTGTTTGCTCCACGATACACCGTAAATCAAAAAATTTCAAAGATGAGCTTGTTTTGACACTGAAGGATATTGAGTCTTTATTTCCTGTGGCAACACTTGATCAGCCTTCAGAACAGGAGAATAAGAATTACGGTGGGGCCGGTGGGCATATGAGAAGTTTACCTCCATCTGTTGCAGCTGGCTTAGCTGCTGAAAGGAGGTTATTGGAGCAACATGACAACCAGCATTAA